In Providencia rettgeri, the following proteins share a genomic window:
- the purC gene encoding phosphoribosylaminoimidazolesuccinocarboxamide synthase yields MQKKAELYRGKAKTVYTTEDPDLLVLEFRNDTSALDGERIEQFDRKGMVNNKFNHFIMSKLEAAGIPTQMEALLSDTEALVKKLDMVPVECVIRNRAAGSLVKRLGVEEGMELNPPLFDLFLKDDAKHDPMVNESYCETFGWVSKENLAKMRELSYKANEVLSKIFADAGLILVDFKLEFGLYKGQVVLGDEFSPDGSRLWDKETLNKMDKDRFRQSLGGLIEAYEEVARRIGVQLD; encoded by the coding sequence ATGCAAAAGAAAGCTGAGTTGTATCGTGGTAAGGCAAAAACAGTCTATACCACAGAGGATCCTGATCTACTGGTTCTGGAGTTCCGTAATGATACATCAGCACTCGATGGTGAACGTATCGAGCAGTTTGACCGTAAAGGTATGGTAAATAACAAATTTAATCATTTCATTATGAGTAAATTAGAAGCCGCCGGTATTCCAACGCAAATGGAAGCATTGTTGTCTGACACAGAAGCTCTGGTGAAAAAGTTAGATATGGTGCCGGTTGAGTGTGTGATCCGTAACCGTGCAGCAGGTTCACTGGTAAAACGCTTAGGTGTTGAAGAGGGCATGGAATTAAATCCGCCACTATTCGACTTATTTTTAAAGGACGATGCCAAACATGACCCGATGGTGAATGAATCGTACTGTGAGACATTTGGCTGGGTGAGTAAAGAAAACTTGGCAAAAATGCGTGAGCTAAGCTACAAAGCCAATGAAGTGCTCAGTAAAATTTTTGCTGATGCAGGGTTAATCTTAGTCGATTTTAAACTGGAGTTTGGCTTGTATAAAGGCCAAGTGGTATTAGGCGATGAATTTTCCCCAGACGGTAGCCGTTTATGGGACAAAGAAACGCTAAATAAAATGGATAAAGACCGTTTTCGTCAGAGCCTTGGCGGCTTAATTGAGGCTTACGAAGAAGTCGCTCGTCGTATTGGCGTACAGTTAGATTAA
- the bamC gene encoding outer membrane protein assembly factor BamC gives MATLLQKSKVMKVAGLSLVVLLAACSSDQRYKRQVSGDEEYLNAAPLKVLNVPQGLTLPEQNGEYDIPKATSTGAIGKALDIRPPVLTISQLAGSRTEDSAEASRLLLENTPENSALWSQVTMILEQRGIPVSSKDDGSRSIETDWVKWDRADENVPIESRHKVTVQPENGMMALTVTSLGLRQGGETITDVVETQRYNKLLLNELTDNLYTLRDTSNKGSIQNAYGIIDVQTGSDDTGLPLIVVRAPFDAVWERLPHTLESVGMKVGDRTRSSGSVMVTYKGLSSSEWQALGIDDPTVPEADYKVQVGDLNNRSTLQFITTKGVPLTQKQNDEMVAALKAAFSKAPAKKS, from the coding sequence ATGGCAACATTATTGCAAAAATCGAAGGTTATGAAGGTTGCTGGCCTGTCACTTGTCGTGTTACTGGCAGCCTGCTCCAGCGATCAGCGCTATAAACGTCAGGTCAGTGGTGATGAGGAATATCTCAATGCTGCGCCATTGAAAGTGTTGAATGTGCCACAAGGGCTGACATTACCAGAACAAAATGGTGAGTATGACATCCCTAAAGCCACATCAACAGGGGCAATAGGAAAAGCGTTAGATATTCGTCCACCAGTACTGACAATTTCGCAATTAGCGGGCTCACGTACAGAGGATAGCGCGGAAGCAAGTCGTTTGTTGCTAGAAAATACACCTGAAAATAGTGCACTTTGGTCACAAGTTACGATGATCTTAGAGCAAAGAGGGATCCCAGTTTCATCTAAAGACGATGGTTCTCGCTCAATTGAAACCGATTGGGTTAAATGGGATCGTGCAGATGAAAACGTTCCAATTGAAAGCCGCCATAAAGTCACGGTACAACCCGAAAACGGTATGATGGCATTGACGGTAACAAGCTTAGGTTTACGTCAAGGCGGAGAGACAATTACCGATGTTGTCGAAACTCAACGATATAACAAACTGTTATTGAATGAATTAACCGATAACTTATATACATTACGTGATACTTCAAACAAAGGTAGCATTCAAAACGCGTATGGCATTATAGATGTTCAAACGGGTAGTGATGATACTGGCTTACCTTTAATTGTCGTTCGTGCACCATTTGACGCAGTATGGGAGCGTTTACCTCACACCTTAGAAAGTGTTGGTATGAAAGTGGGTGATCGTACACGTTCAAGTGGTTCTGTAATGGTGACTTACAAAGGTTTAAGCAGCTCAGAATGGCAGGCCTTGGGCATTGATGACCCAACTGTGCCAGAAGCAGACTATAAAGTGCAGGTCGGTGATTTAAATAACCGTAGCACACTGCAATTTATCACCACTAAAGGTGTGCCTTTAACACAGAAACAAAATGATGAAATGGTTGCAGCGCTGAAAGCAGCATTTAGTAAAGCACCCGCTAAAAAGTCATAA